One stretch of Chiroxiphia lanceolata isolate bChiLan1 chromosome 1, bChiLan1.pri, whole genome shotgun sequence DNA includes these proteins:
- the CDCA7L gene encoding cell division cycle-associated 7-like protein, producing MPGATGGAPAPPRAPQQHPDGTSPSPARLHRKQIPKDVANIFNAPSGNEDFPGFQDDASRQNLLSENSYASFDSLESGKKGGRFQSRYLTEELRRIFTEDTDSETEAFEGFASNEVHVNKKEVLTVESDLSDEECPNLLGNEEEKEEVSPKRRSFGLRVALQFPTRKSSEKKVPEQSLSDLPVKDSESLTPLSREINCKWSDKLEGSTSESEEDIKETQEESSSAMIKRAINIKENKAMLAQLLAELNSIPDLFPVKTPTSTPSKQKKTPRRTFSEGQIARRMNPTRNARPPEKFALEKFTVSAVKFAEHIRSYRQQNLLKRLSVGDCGVRKRRRSSKYSSHRPVEDITEEDLDNIAVTVRDKIYDKVLGTTCHQCRQKTTDTKTICRNQGCGGVRGQFCGPCLRNRYGEDVKSALLDPAWICPPCRGVCNCSYCRRRDGRCATGMLIHLAKFYGYNNVKEYLESLQKQLADDN from the exons ATGCCGGGTGCCACGGGGGGAGCGCCCGCACCACCAAGGGCTCCGCAGCAGCACCCGGACGGCACTTCCCCATCCCCGGCCAGGCTACACAGG AAACAGATACCCAAGGATGTGGCCAACATTTTTAATGCCCCCAGTGGCAATGAAGATTTTCCAGGGTTCCAAGATGATGCTTCCAGACAAAACTTGTTGTCAGAGAACAGCTATGCTAGTTTTGATTCCCTGGAGTCTGGAAAAAAG GGAGGCCGATTTCAGTCCAGATACCTCACTGAAGAACTGCGGAGGATTTTCACTGAAGACACAGACTCTGAAACGGAAGCATTTGAAGGCTTTGCTTCAAATGAGGTGCATGTGAACAAGAAAGAAGTTCTG ACGGTGGAGTCAGACCTGAGTGATGAAGAATGCCCTAATTTATTGGgtaatgaggaagaaaaggaggaagttTCCCCCAAGAGAAGAAGCTTTGGCCTTCGTGTTGCTTTGCAGTTTCCCACCAGAAAGTCATCTGAGAAGAAGGTGCCTGAACAGTCTTTGTCTGACTTACCTGTAAAGGACAGTGAATCCCTCACACCTCTTTCAAGAGAAATAAACTGCAAGTGGTCAGACAAACTAGAGGGCTCCACTTCAGAGTCTGAAGAAGACATTAAAGAAACACAGGAGGAAAGTTCCAGTGCAATGATTAAGAGAGccataaatataaaagaaaataaagccatG CttgcccagctgctggcagaatTGAATTCCATACCAGATCTGTTCCCAGTGAAAACGCCCACCTCAACTCCTTCG aaacaaaagaaaaccccaagGAGGACATTTTCTGAAGGCCAGATAGCACGTCGAATGAACCCAACCAGAAATGCTCGTCCACCAGAAAAATTTGCCTTGGAAAAATTTACTGTGTCGGCTGTCAAATTTGCAGAACATATCCGTAGCTATAGGCAACAAAACCTCTTGAAGAGACTCAGTGTG GGGGATTGTGGAGTGCGCAAAAGAAGGAGATCATCAAAGTACTCGTCTCATCGTCCAGTAGAAGATATTACTGAAGAGGACTTGGACAACATTGCAGTCACTGTTAGAGACAAAATCTATGACAAAGTTCTA GGTACTACTTGCCACCAGTGTCGACAAAAGACAACAGATACAAAGACAATCTGTCGCAACCAGGGCTGTGGAGGAGTAAGAGGGCAGTTTTGTGGACCGTGTCTTCGAAATCGATACGGTGAAGATGTGAAATCAGCTCTGCTTGATCCA GCCTGGATCTGTCCTCCTTGTCGTGGGGTGTGCAACTGCAGCTACTGCCGCCGGCGGGACGGGCGCTGTGCCACCGGCATGCTCATCCACCTGGCCAAGTTCTACGGTTACAACAATGTCAAGGAGTACCTGGAAAG TTTACAAAAACAACTGGCGGATGACAATTGA